From Penicillium psychrofluorescens genome assembly, chromosome: 6, one genomic window encodes:
- a CDS encoding uncharacterized protein (ID:PFLUO_009090-T1.cds;~source:funannotate) has translation MATEIYNTSNSQPEIWDSMNARLKCTMFDLFVGWSTWQYVVAFVLAVVIYDQIIYIKRKGAIAGPRFKIPLVGPFIQAIHPKFEAYLAQWASGPLSCVSVFHKFVVLASDRDLAHKVFKSPSYAEPCIVPIAKDILGHRAWVFLQGKAHTEYRRGLAPLFTNKALASYLPVQEKVFTDYFDKFVSASKANHERPMAFMAMFREINCALSCRTFFGDYISQDAVKKITDDFYLATAALELVNIPLSMYIPFTKPWLGKRAADAIHVEFAKCAAACKANMATGATPTCIVDHWVLHMMESERYRERVEAGEAEAEKPTNLIREFTDEEIGETLFTFLFASQDASSSATTWLFQVLAQRPDVLDRLREENLAARGGDRHKLFDLPMLESLTYTNAVIKELLRHRPPVIFVPYLATKNFPVTPNYTVPKGSMVIPSCYPALHDPAAYSNPDVFNPDRWISGDAESKTKNWLVFGAGPHDCLARRYVPLSMAGMIGKAALDLEWDHHATERSEKISVFATLFPMDGCQLVFKKSS, from the exons ATGGCTACCGAGATCTACAACACCTCCAATTCTCAGCCAGAGATTTGGGATTCTATGAATGCCCGGTTAAAATGCACCATGTTTGATCTTTTTGTGGGATGGTCTACCTGGCAATATGTTGTTGCTTTTGTACTTGCCGTGGTAATCTATGACCAAA TAATATATATCAAGCGAAAGGGTGCCATTGCTGGCCCTCGATTCAAGATTCCACTCGTGGGCCCGTTCATTCAGGCAATTCATCCAAAGTTCGAAGCGTATCTTGCCCAGTGGGCGAGTGGCCCTCTAAGCTGTGTGTCTGTCTTCCACAA ATTTGTCGTTCTTGCCTCCGACCGAGACCTAGCCCATAAGGTTTTCAAATCGCCCTCATATGCCGAGCCATGCATAGTTCCAATCGCAAAAGACATCCTAGGTCACAGAGCATGGGTTTTCCTTCAAGGTAAAGCCCACACCGAGTACCGAAGGGGATTAGCTCCTCTGTTCACCAATAAGGCCCTGGCCAGTTATCTTCCGGTACAAGAGAAAGTGTTCACGGACTACTTTGACAAATTTGTTTCCGCCAGCAAGGCAAATCATGAGCGGCCCATGGCGTTCATGGCCATGTTCCGCGAGATCAACTGTGCACTTTCGTGTCGAACCTTCTTCGGTGACTACATATCCCAGGACGCGGTCAAGAAAATCACCGATGATTTTTACCTTGCTACTGCTGCTCTTGAGCTAGTTAACATCCCTCTGTCCATGTATATCCCGTTCACCAAGCCCTGGTTAGGGAAGCGGGCGGCCGATGCTATCCATGTCGAGTTCGCAAAATGTGCTGCTGCATGCAAAGCAAATATGGCGACTGGCGCAACGCCCACATGCATCGTGGATCATTGGGTGCTCCATATGATGGAGTCCGAGCGATATCGCGAGAGAGTTGAGGCGGgtgaggccgaggcggagaaACCAACGAATCTCATCCGCGAATTCACAGACGAAGAAATTGGAGAGACGCTGTTCACCTTCCTCTTTGCGTCTCAGGATGCATCCAGCAGTGCCACAACTTGGCTATTTCAAGTCCTCGCCCAAAGGCCCGATGTACTCGATCGACTGAGAGAAGAAAACCTAGCTGCACGTGGCGGTGATAGACACAAACTTTTTGACCTCCCGATGTTGGAATCACTCACCTACACCAACGCAgtgatcaaggagctcctccgccacaGGCCACCCGTTATCTTCGTTCCCTACCTTGCAACAAAGAACTTCCCCGTTACTCCCAACTACACCGTCCCCAAGGGCTCTATGGTGATCCCGTCCTGCTACCCAGCTCTACATGACCCAGCTGCTTACTCCAATCCCGATGTTTTTAATCCTGACCGCTGGATATCTGGAGATGCCGAGTCCAAGACTAAGAACTGGTTGGTTTTTGGAGCCGGACCGCATGACTGTCTCGCAAGGAGGTATGTGCCACTATCGATGGCAGGTATGATTGGCAAAGCGGCGCTGGACTTAGAATGGGATCATCATGCTACAGAGAGATCGGAGAAGATTAGCGTATTTGCCACCCTTTTTCCGATG GATGGCTGTCAATTGGTTTTCAAAAAAAGCTCTTAG
- a CDS encoding uncharacterized protein (ID:PFLUO_009091-T1.cds;~source:funannotate) — translation MPWGGYPKFITQGLNNDYLPLWLQEGGVNTYYVGKFLNAHSTHNYRDPMAPGWTSSNFLLQPGVYDYLNTFWAKNHGPWTAHPGEHAIDITTKNALEMLDIAVEDGKPFFLTVAPAVPHMGINSTTQETFFPIPQTKWENAFTNEKVPRTPNWNPTEASGASWLLNLPHQNTSVVDGLDEMYRRRIRCVAGLDDMVGELIAALEKHGILDNTHVIYTTDNGYHIGQHRMGPGKKTGYETDINIPLVWRGPGVPAGKVTNAVSTHTDLAPTWLTLFGLPLRTKLDGQAIPIILNQPSQKSGEHVNVELWGNAAPYEGTLPYRKIGWGVKGKHDNTYKGLRIVADEYSIYYSVWCTNEHELYDMLTDEYQMENLLADTWDILNVPEDKILLGWSLRQVVTRLDALMMVLKTCVGIECTRPWLQIHPQGNVETLQDALNPNYDRFYESQPKVAFSACKLGYLIEHEGPQTVMKYIEN, via the exons ATGCCGTGGG GTGGCTACCCGAAATTTATCACGCAAGGCCTCAATAACGACTATCTTCCTCTGTGGCTACAGGAAGGAGGCGTCAATACTTACTATGTGGGCAAATTTCTCAACGCCCACAGCACTCACAACTACCGAGATCCCATGGCCCCAGGGTGGACTAGTAGCAA CTTTTTATTGCAGCCAGGGGTCTACGACTATCTGAACACATTCTGGGCGAAGAACCACGGGCCGTGGACGGCACATCCCGGTGAACATGCTATTGATATCACGACCAAAAACGCCTTGGAAATGCTTGACATTGCCGTCGAGGATGGGAAGCCTTTTTTCTTGACCGTTGCCCCGGCAGTGCCCCATATGGGAATTAATTCTACTACTCAAGAGACCTTCTTTCCCATTCCCCAGACAAAATGGGAAAATGCGTTCACGAACGAAAAAGTCCCGCGAACTCCGAATTGGAACCCAACAGAAGCTAGTGGTGCATCCTGGCTCTTGAACTTGCCTCATCAAAACACGTCTGTCGTGGATGGGCTAGACGAAATGTATCGTCGTCGCATACGTTGTGTCGCCGGTCTGGATGATATGGTTGGCGAGCTTATCGCCGCGCTAGAGAAGCATGGGATTCTGGATAATACCCATGTTATCTATACGACCGATAATGGATATCACATAGGCCAGCATCGCATGGGACCCGGCAAGAAGACTGGCTATGAGACAGATATCAACATCCCATTAGTGTGGCGCGGCCCTGGGGTGCCAGCTGGGAAAGTGACCAACGCAGTGTCGACACACACTGATCTTGCGCCTACCTGGTTGACGCTATTTGGGCTACCCCTGAGGACCAAATTAGATGGCCAAGCTATTCCAATCATTTTGAATCAGCCATCCCAAAAGAGTGGCGAACACGTCAACGTTGAGCTCTGGGGCAACGCGGCCCCGTACGAGGGTACGCTGCCTTACAGGAAGATCGGTTGGGGAGTAAAAGGGAAGCACGACAATACATATAAGGGACTACGTATCGTTGCAGATGAGTACAGCATCTACTATTCCGTCTGGTGCACAAACGAGCATGAGCTATACGACATGTTGACGGATGAGTACCAAATGGAGAATCTTCTTGCCGACACATGGGATATTCTTAATGTCCCAGAAGACAAGATCCTGCTCGGCTGGTCCTTGAGACAAGTTGTTACTAGACTTGATGCTCTTATGATGGTTTTAAAGACCTGCGTTGGCATCGAATGCACCCGTCCGTGGCTTCAAATTCACCCTCAGGGTAATGTTGAGACTCTCCAAGATGCACTGAATCCAAATTATGATCGATTCTACGAGTCTCAACCCAAGGTAGCGTTTTCTGCATGCAAATTGGGGTATTTAATCGAACATGAAGGCCCTCAGACGGTGATGAAGTATATTGAAAATTGA
- a CDS encoding uncharacterized protein (ID:PFLUO_009092-T1.cds;~source:funannotate), with protein MGSIAARQPVRVISVSGAVTDLPENLVEAASHANVDFIVGDWMSEYNMTIRGSSKIANVDNAQAEAAFEHTFLEALEPALESLATRDIKLAVNAGSSDTLRLCQSVEKLVKEKDLSLTVAWVEGDEVFDIIQRHRKQGNKFRNITTGQYLDDWKYEPIYAQCYLGSWGITESFRNGADIVICGRVADAAPIMAAAAFWHGWSNSSYEELAHSLIAGHLIECSTYVTGGNFTGFKSLPQCGSPFLNLPIATIRSDGTFSIGMHETPERGGQVSFDTCRSQLLYELQGKRYYNSDVVAIVDQIKMEPDGPNSVFVNNIKWEKPPPTTKVGLTAKGGFQAEVHYFAVGLDIPEKSSLLEKQLRSYLDRGQFSLLKVTTSGCAQPNPASQDEATVDIRIFAQAESEDTFTPKNFLRPCLNIIMSTYPGATFAIDNRQALPKPYFEYFVTIFPQSEVNHVAHIPSRNWSKPIAAPEDTVPYQFEQDIQEGPIEVDVLRDFGPTTIAPLGYIVHARSGDKGSDCNVGFYARNKDEWLWLRSLLTIQRVKELLQNDYNGKRIERFELPNIQAVHFLLKDHLDRGVASTSTYDALGKNVAEYLRAKHIPIPDQFLARGKI; from the exons ATGGGGTCTATAGCAGCTCGTCAACCCGTGCGAGTAATCTCCGTTTCCGGAGCAGTTACTGATCTACCCGAAAACCTGGTTGAGGCAGCGAGTCACGCAAATGTCGACTTCATTGTCGGGGACTGGATGTCCGAGTATAACATGACCATACGGGGTAGCAGCAAGATTGCAAACGTCGATAACGCGCAAGCAGAAGCTGCATTTGAACATACATTTTTGGAAGCACTTGAACCGGCTCTCGAATCACTTGCAACACGCGACATAAAACTTGCCGTGAACGCGGGGTCCTCGGATACGCTCAGGCTTTGTCAATCTGTGGAGAAACTCGtgaaagagaaagacctGAGCCTGACCGTGGCCTGGGTGGAAGGCGATGAAGTCTTTGATATAATTCAGCGGCATCGAAAGCAAGGAAATAAATTTCGCAATATTACCACCGGACAGTATCTCGACGACTGGAAATACGAGCCGATCTATGCGCAGTGCTACCTTGGTTCATGGGGCATTACTGAGTCATTTAGAAATGGCGCCGATATTGTTATTTGTGGTCGTGTAGCAGATGCTGCACCTATAATGGCAGCGGCGGCCTTTTGGCATGGCTGGTCAAACTCCTCTTACGAGGAACTAGCCCATTCACTCATTGCTGGGCATTTGATTGAGTGTTCTACCTACGTAACTGGTGGTAATTTCACGGGATTTAAATCTCTGCCACAATGTGGTAGCCCGTTTCTCAACTTGCCTATTGCAACTATACGGAGTGATGGTACTTTTTCGATTGGTATGCACGAGACTCCAGAGCGCGGCGGCCAAGTTTCCTTTGACACCTGTCGTTCACAACTTCTCTACGAGCTTCAGGGGAAGCGCTACTACAACTCTGATGTTGTCGCAATTGTTGATCAGATCAAGATGGAACCTGACGGTCCCAACTCCGTCTTTGTGAACAACATAAAATGGGAAAAGCCGCCTCCAACAACCAAGGTTGGCCTTACAGCCAAAGGAGGATTCCAAGCGGAGGTTCATTACTTTGCAGTTGGTCTTGATATCCCCGAAAAATCATCCCTGTTGGAGAAGCAGCTTCGGTCGTACCTAGATCGTGGCCAATTTTCACTGCTCAAAGTCACGACCTCTGGCTGTGCTCAGCCAAATCCAGCCTCCCAAGATGAAGCTACTGTTGATATTCGCATTTTTGCCCAAGCTGAATCGGAAGATACATTCACACCCAAGAATTTCCTCCGACCCTGCTTGAATATCATCATGTCAACTTACCCTGGAGCAACCTTTGCCATCGACAATCGGCAAGCATTGCCAAAGCCCTATTTTGAATATTTTGTCACGATATTTCCACAATCCGAGGTTAATCATGTTGCCCACATCCCTTCGCGCAACTGGTCGAAGCCAATAGCTGCCCCCGAAGATACGGTTCCCTATCAGTTCGAGCAAGATATTCAGGAGGGTCCTATAGAGGTGGATGTGTTGCGTGATTTCGGACCAACTACTATAGCTCCACTTGGTTATATCGTTCATGCTCGTTCTGGAGATAAGGGATCCGATTGTAATGTTGGGTTTTATGCCCGGAACAAGGATGAGTGGTTATGGCTACGCTCCTTACTGACTATCCAGCGAGTTAAGGAACTTCTTCAAAATGATTATAATGGGAAGCGAATTGAGAGATTCGAGCTTCCAAACATTCAAG CGGTGCATTTTCTGTTGAAAGACCACCTCGATCGTGGTGTCGCCTCAACTTCAACATATGATGCGTTGGGCAAAAACGTTGCAGAATATCTTCGTGCAAAACATATCCCAATTCCTGACCAGTTTCTGGCTCGTGGAAAAATCTAA
- a CDS encoding uncharacterized protein (ID:PFLUO_009093-T1.cds;~source:funannotate) — MVAQYGNGPNKVGNGFGVLFLFLFVTFYGGCVDAISYVYCSELFPTNLRAQGMGFSVMGLFAMTLLYTQTAPVAFDSVGWRFYLVFIIVPFVGVPFLWFGCPETKGMTLEEIGALFGDTVATDVVAGDEKTDDSQSHWSEHKNGNA; from the exons ATGGTTGCTCAATATGGTAACGGTCCCAACAAAGTTGGAAACGGATTTGGAGTCTTGTTTCTCTTCCTGTTTGTCACTTTTTACGGGGGCTGTGTCGACGCAATCAGCTATGTCTACTGCTCGGAGCTGTTCCCGACAAACTTACGCGCACAGGGTATGGGATTCTCCGTCATGGGTCTATTTGCTATGACGTTAC TGTATACCCAGACAGCGCCGGTAGCCTTCGATTCTGTTGGCTGGAGATTCTACCTTGTATTTATCATTGTGCCATTCGTAGGTGTCCCATTTTTGTGGTTTGGCTGTCCTGAGACCAAGGGAATGACCCTGGAGGAGATTGGCGCTCTCTTTGGTGATACGGTTGCTACGGATGTTGTGGCCGGCGATGAGAAGACAGATGACTCTCAGAGTCACTGGTCTGAGCACAAAAATGGCAATGCTTGA